The Microbacter sp. GSS18 genome has a segment encoding these proteins:
- a CDS encoding bifunctional 2-methylcitrate synthase/citrate synthase codes for MTDTIEIKKGLAGVTVDYTAISKVNPETNSLLYRGYPVHELAATQPFDAVAHLLWHGELPTDEQLAAQREDGRRFRPLDPAVKTAIDQLPLDCHPMDEVRTAVSMIGATQLAGKGSVLDAVGTPEENLARSSHLFAALPAIVAYGQRRRHGLEPVESREDLDYASNFLWMTFGEEPAPVVADAFNKSMILYAEHSFNASTFTARVITSTLSDLYSAVVGAIGALKGPLHGGANEAVLHIFDEIGDADNVVPWLDQALAEKRKIMGFGHRVYKRGDSRVPTMKAALDELVHHYDRPDVAALYATLESEFVARKGIYPNLDYPSGPAYNLMGFDTLTFTPLFVAARIVGWTAHIMEQAASNALIRPLSAYSGPDERHVDGYVPDTAAIDISTRAEEAAG; via the coding sequence ATGACCGACACGATCGAGATCAAGAAGGGGCTTGCCGGAGTCACCGTCGACTACACGGCGATCTCCAAGGTCAACCCCGAGACCAACTCGCTGCTCTACCGGGGCTACCCGGTGCATGAGCTCGCCGCCACCCAGCCATTCGACGCCGTGGCCCACCTGCTGTGGCACGGCGAGCTTCCGACCGACGAGCAGCTCGCGGCCCAGCGTGAGGACGGGCGGCGCTTCCGGCCGCTCGACCCAGCGGTGAAGACCGCCATCGACCAGCTGCCGCTGGACTGCCATCCGATGGACGAGGTGCGCACCGCGGTCAGCATGATCGGCGCGACGCAGCTCGCCGGCAAGGGTTCGGTGCTCGACGCCGTCGGGACGCCCGAGGAGAACCTCGCCCGCAGCTCCCACCTGTTCGCGGCGCTGCCGGCGATCGTGGCCTACGGGCAGCGCCGCCGACACGGGCTGGAGCCGGTGGAGTCGCGCGAGGACCTCGACTACGCGTCGAACTTCCTCTGGATGACCTTCGGGGAGGAGCCCGCCCCGGTCGTCGCCGATGCGTTCAACAAGTCGATGATCCTGTACGCCGAGCACTCGTTCAACGCGTCCACGTTCACCGCGCGCGTCATCACCTCGACCCTGAGCGACCTCTACTCGGCGGTCGTCGGCGCGATCGGCGCGCTCAAGGGCCCGCTGCACGGCGGAGCGAACGAGGCCGTGCTGCACATCTTCGACGAGATCGGAGACGCCGACAACGTCGTGCCGTGGCTCGATCAGGCCCTCGCCGAGAAGCGCAAGATCATGGGCTTCGGCCACCGTGTCTACAAGCGCGGCGACTCGCGCGTGCCGACCATGAAGGCGGCGCTGGACGAGCTCGTCCACCACTACGACCGACCGGACGTCGCGGCTCTCTACGCGACGCTCGAGAGCGAGTTCGTCGCGCGCAAGGGGATCTACCCCAACCTCGACTACCCGTCGGGTCCGGCCTACAACCTGATGGGCTTCGACACGCTCACCTTCACCCCGCTCTTCGTCGCGGCGCGGATCGTGGGCTGGACGGCGCACATCATGGAGCAGGCCGCCTCGAACGCGCTCATCCGCCCGCTCTCTGCCTACAGCGGCCCGGACGAGCGCCACGTCGATGGTTACGTCCCCGATACCGCGGCCATCGACATCTCGACGCGAG
- the prpB gene encoding methylisocitrate lyase yields the protein MLYAQTPAAEKRRLFRERLASGELLRFPGAFNPLSARLIERKGFDGVYISGAVLSADLGLPDIGLTTLTEVAGRGQQIARMTELPAIIDADTGFGEPMNVARTIQTLEDAGLAGTHIEDQINPKRCGHLDGKAVVDEDTAVKRIRAAVDARRDPNFLIMARTDIRAAEGMDAAIDRAKALVDAGADAIFPEAMRTLDEFEAMRAALDVPILANMTEFGKSDLFSVDQLRDVGVNIVIWPVSLLRIAMGAAGRALDTLTEEGHLTSKLGEMQHRADLYDLIDYEQYNHFDTNVFNFHISR from the coding sequence ATGCTGTACGCGCAGACTCCGGCCGCCGAGAAGCGGCGCCTGTTCCGCGAGCGGCTCGCATCGGGGGAGCTGCTGCGCTTCCCCGGCGCGTTCAACCCGCTGTCGGCCCGGCTCATCGAACGCAAGGGCTTCGACGGCGTCTACATCTCGGGTGCGGTGCTCTCCGCGGATCTCGGGCTCCCCGACATCGGACTCACGACCCTCACCGAGGTCGCCGGCCGGGGCCAGCAGATCGCCCGCATGACCGAGCTGCCGGCGATCATCGACGCCGACACCGGATTCGGCGAGCCGATGAACGTCGCCCGCACGATCCAGACACTGGAGGATGCGGGGCTCGCGGGCACCCACATCGAGGACCAGATCAACCCGAAGCGCTGCGGCCACCTCGACGGCAAGGCCGTCGTCGACGAGGACACCGCGGTCAAGCGCATCCGCGCCGCCGTCGACGCGCGCCGCGACCCGAACTTCCTCATCATGGCGCGCACCGACATCCGGGCCGCGGAGGGGATGGACGCGGCGATCGACCGGGCCAAGGCCCTCGTGGATGCCGGAGCCGACGCGATCTTCCCCGAGGCCATGCGCACCCTCGACGAGTTCGAGGCGATGCGCGCGGCCCTGGACGTGCCGATCCTGGCCAACATGACCGAGTTCGGCAAGTCCGATCTGTTCAGCGTCGACCAGCTGCGCGACGTGGGTGTCAACATCGTCATCTGGCCGGTGTCGCTGCTGCGCATCGCGATGGGCGCAGCCGGCCGGGCGCTGGATACGCTGACCGAAGAGGGGCACCTGACCTCGAAGCTGGGTGAGATGCAGCACCGCGCCGACCTGTACGACCTGATCGACTACGAGCAGTACAACCACTTCGACACGAACGTCTTCAACTTCCACATCAGCCGCTGA
- a CDS encoding MmgE/PrpD family protein, which translates to MTVTHHLRVHRSDENLAREGQLAWHIAEVAADPVAVEPEVVDMIINRVIDNASVAAASLTRAPVSAARQQALDNPVSVSGRGATVFGAPLDRHVGVEWAAWANGVAVRELDYHDTFLAAEYSHPGDNIPPIVAVAQHVGADGAALVRGLATGYEIQIDLVRAICLHKHKIDHVAHLGPSAAAGIGTLLGLDVETIYQAVGQALHTTTATRQSRKGEISTWKAHAPAFAGKMAVEAVDRAMRGQTSPSPIYEGEDGVVAWMLDGPDASYDVPLPASGEPKRGILDSYTKEHSAEYQAQAWIDLARKLHNERPELGDPANIASIVLHTSHHTHYVIGSGANDPQKYDPKASRETLDHSIPYIFAVALQDGGWHHVDSYLPERAAREDTVELWHKITTAEDAEWTRRYHSTDPNEKAFGGRVEITLADGSTVVDEIAVADAHPLGARPFAREDYIRKFRILAEPVLEPAEIERFLDLAQRLPELTPAEVLELNIVAGPGVLASAPAPKGLF; encoded by the coding sequence ATGACCGTCACCCACCACCTTCGCGTCCACCGCAGCGATGAGAACCTCGCCCGCGAGGGACAGCTCGCCTGGCACATCGCCGAGGTCGCCGCCGATCCCGTCGCGGTCGAGCCCGAGGTGGTCGACATGATCATCAACCGCGTCATCGACAACGCGTCGGTGGCCGCGGCATCGCTCACCCGTGCTCCTGTCAGCGCGGCGCGTCAGCAGGCGCTCGACAACCCCGTCTCGGTCAGCGGGAGGGGCGCCACCGTGTTCGGCGCACCGCTCGACCGCCACGTGGGCGTCGAGTGGGCGGCGTGGGCGAACGGCGTCGCCGTGCGCGAGCTCGACTACCACGACACCTTCCTCGCCGCGGAGTACTCGCACCCCGGCGACAACATCCCGCCGATCGTGGCCGTCGCCCAGCACGTCGGCGCCGACGGTGCGGCCCTCGTGCGCGGCCTCGCGACCGGATACGAGATCCAGATCGACCTCGTGCGCGCGATCTGCCTCCACAAGCACAAGATCGACCACGTCGCCCACCTCGGCCCGTCGGCCGCGGCGGGCATCGGCACGCTCCTCGGCCTCGACGTCGAGACGATCTACCAGGCTGTGGGCCAGGCGCTGCACACCACGACCGCGACGCGTCAGTCGCGCAAGGGCGAGATCTCGACGTGGAAGGCGCATGCGCCCGCGTTCGCCGGCAAGATGGCCGTCGAGGCGGTCGACCGCGCGATGCGCGGCCAGACGAGCCCCTCGCCGATCTACGAAGGCGAGGACGGCGTGGTGGCGTGGATGCTGGACGGTCCCGACGCGTCGTACGACGTGCCGCTCCCGGCTTCCGGTGAGCCCAAGCGCGGCATCCTCGATTCCTACACCAAGGAGCACTCGGCCGAGTACCAGGCCCAGGCGTGGATCGACCTGGCCCGCAAGCTCCACAACGAGCGTCCCGAGCTCGGGGACCCGGCGAACATCGCCTCGATCGTCCTCCACACCTCGCACCACACCCACTACGTGATCGGCTCGGGTGCGAACGACCCGCAGAAGTACGACCCGAAGGCCTCGCGCGAGACCCTCGACCACTCGATCCCGTACATCTTCGCGGTGGCGCTTCAGGACGGCGGCTGGCACCACGTCGACTCGTACCTGCCCGAGCGCGCCGCGCGCGAGGACACCGTCGAGCTGTGGCACAAGATCACGACGGCCGAGGATGCCGAGTGGACGCGCCGCTACCACTCGACCGATCCGAACGAGAAGGCCTTCGGCGGCCGCGTCGAGATCACGCTCGCCGACGGATCGACCGTCGTCGACGAGATCGCCGTCGCCGATGCCCACCCGCTGGGTGCGCGGCCGTTCGCTCGGGAGGACTACATCCGCAAGTTCCGCATCCTCGCCGAGCCGGTGCTGGAGCCCGCCGAGATCGAGCGGTTCCTCGACCTCGCGCAGCGCCTGCCCGAGCTGACGCCCGCCGAGGTTCTCGAGCTCAACATCGTCGCGGGGCCCGGCGTGCTGGCATCCGCTCCGGCTCCGAAGGGCCTGTTCTGA
- a CDS encoding GntR family transcriptional regulator, protein MRASDRAYATLLDEIQSGAMPPGAVLAEVEQASRLGVSRTPLREALGRLAADGLVVQQSPRVTVVADIDADDIRELFEVRRALEETAARLAAMRAEPAVFSGLAAEFAAVTLDDADGRDTYYGLIARFDAALDASVANDYLIAALRTIRTHLVRVRRLARDNPERLTASVAEHRLIAAAIGSRDADLAAHATHVHLHNALASVLASLGGGTSTGAVTTQGAA, encoded by the coding sequence ATGCGGGCCAGCGACCGTGCGTACGCGACGCTCCTCGACGAGATCCAGTCGGGCGCGATGCCGCCGGGCGCCGTCCTCGCCGAGGTCGAGCAGGCCTCGCGGCTCGGAGTCAGCCGCACGCCGCTGCGCGAGGCCCTCGGTCGCCTCGCCGCCGACGGACTCGTCGTGCAGCAGTCGCCGCGCGTCACCGTCGTGGCCGACATCGACGCCGACGACATCCGGGAGCTGTTCGAAGTGCGTCGCGCCCTCGAAGAGACCGCTGCTCGCCTGGCGGCCATGCGGGCCGAGCCTGCCGTCTTCAGCGGTCTGGCGGCCGAGTTCGCCGCGGTCACCCTCGACGACGCCGATGGGCGCGACACGTACTACGGGCTCATCGCACGCTTCGACGCGGCGCTTGACGCCTCCGTCGCCAACGACTACCTGATCGCGGCGCTGCGCACGATCCGCACCCACCTCGTCCGCGTGCGCCGGCTCGCGCGCGACAACCCCGAGCGGCTCACCGCCTCGGTCGCCGAGCACCGCCTGATCGCCGCGGCGATCGGCTCACGCGACGCCGACCTGGCCGCGCACGCCACCCACGTCCACCTCCACAACGCGCTGGCAAGCGTCCTCGCCTCTCTCGGCGGCGGCACGTCCACCGGCGCCGTCACGACCCAAGGAGCAGCATGA
- a CDS encoding ABC transporter ATP-binding protein — protein sequence MTDVILTRALTKHYGAVHALDGLDLQVDAGQIHGFLGPNGAGKTTTLRILLGLARATRGEAQVFGRDPWRDAEQLHRRLASVPGDVSVWPNLSGGEAVDFLARLRGARTDDRGYRAERERLMEAFQFDPRKKGRAYSKGNRQKVALIAAFAVPADLYVLDEPTSGLDPLMAVAFQKELRRVRDAGATVLLSSHILSEVEQVCDRVSIIRAGRIVESGTLADLRHLTRTQVSFALDGGGAVDGIPGTHDLSVVDGRAQFTVDSDAIADVLPELARRRVQGLRVAPPSLEELFLRHYGDDLTAADAPPATRRRARTGSRS from the coding sequence ATGACAGATGTGATCCTGACGCGGGCGCTCACCAAGCATTACGGAGCCGTGCATGCGCTGGACGGTCTCGACCTGCAGGTGGACGCGGGCCAGATCCACGGGTTCCTCGGGCCGAACGGCGCCGGCAAGACCACCACCCTGCGCATCCTCCTGGGACTCGCGCGCGCGACACGGGGCGAGGCGCAGGTCTTCGGGCGCGACCCGTGGCGCGATGCGGAGCAGCTGCATCGTCGTCTGGCGTCGGTGCCCGGAGACGTGAGCGTCTGGCCGAACCTCTCGGGAGGCGAGGCGGTGGATTTCCTGGCGCGGCTGCGGGGCGCGCGCACCGACGACCGCGGCTACCGGGCGGAGCGCGAGAGGCTCATGGAGGCCTTCCAGTTCGATCCGCGCAAGAAGGGCAGGGCCTACTCGAAGGGGAACCGCCAGAAGGTCGCGCTCATCGCCGCCTTCGCCGTGCCGGCCGACCTCTATGTGCTCGATGAGCCCACCAGCGGCCTGGATCCGCTCATGGCGGTCGCGTTCCAGAAGGAGCTGCGGCGCGTGCGCGACGCGGGTGCGACCGTGCTGCTGTCCAGCCACATCCTGTCCGAGGTCGAGCAGGTATGCGATCGCGTGTCGATCATCCGCGCCGGCCGCATCGTCGAATCCGGAACGCTCGCGGATCTGCGGCACCTCACCCGAACCCAGGTGTCCTTCGCCCTCGACGGCGGAGGGGCCGTCGACGGCATCCCCGGAACGCACGATCTGAGCGTCGTGGATGGCCGCGCGCAGTTCACGGTCGACAGCGACGCGATCGCGGACGTGCTCCCCGAGCTCGCGCGTCGGCGGGTCCAGGGGCTGCGGGTGGCGCCGCCCTCGCTCGAGGAGCTGTTCCTGCGTCACTACGGCGACGACCTCACCGCCGCAGACGCGCCGCCCGCGACCCGCCGGCGCGCGCGGACGGGATCGCGCTCATGA
- a CDS encoding helix-turn-helix domain-containing protein, translating into MDHPGIDEAEQAAAMLAAAGMARMPARVMMALVGSPDEGYTAAELSERLGVSPAAVSGAVRYLQSMQLIQRISRPGDRRDRYDLADGAFQGVSVGQAPMFTALAGLIDAIGSANPSAPASVARAHETADFLRFLAVRMPELVDEWRTQRTHE; encoded by the coding sequence GTGGATCATCCCGGGATCGACGAAGCCGAGCAGGCCGCCGCGATGCTGGCCGCGGCCGGCATGGCGCGCATGCCCGCCCGCGTCATGATGGCCCTCGTCGGGTCGCCCGACGAGGGGTACACCGCAGCCGAGCTCTCCGAGCGGCTCGGAGTGTCCCCCGCGGCGGTGTCGGGCGCGGTGCGCTACCTGCAGTCGATGCAGCTCATCCAGCGCATCTCCCGGCCCGGCGACCGGAGGGACCGCTACGACCTGGCCGACGGCGCCTTCCAGGGGGTGAGTGTCGGCCAGGCGCCGATGTTCACCGCCCTGGCGGGACTCATCGACGCGATCGGGTCGGCCAACCCGAGTGCTCCCGCCTCGGTCGCTCGGGCGCACGAGACCGCTGACTTCCTGCGATTCCTCGCCGTGCGGATGCCGGAGCTCGTCGACGAGTGGCGGACCCAGCGCACGCACGAGTGA
- a CDS encoding VOC family protein, whose amino-acid sequence MAHGDITHIDLPVTDFAQASRFYSALFGWTIAEAPGFEGYPMWQAPNKISGGGLAPRSDDFTQPRSYVEVDSVDEAIATAEANGGSVLMPKSPISPTSWWATIVDPDGNVIGLYEGTTDVEDS is encoded by the coding sequence ATGGCTCACGGCGACATCACCCACATCGACCTGCCTGTCACCGACTTCGCGCAGGCGAGCCGCTTCTACTCGGCGCTGTTCGGCTGGACGATCGCGGAGGCTCCGGGGTTCGAGGGCTATCCGATGTGGCAGGCGCCCAACAAGATCTCGGGCGGCGGACTGGCGCCCCGCAGCGACGACTTCACGCAGCCGCGATCGTACGTCGAGGTCGACTCGGTCGACGAGGCGATCGCCACGGCCGAGGCGAACGGCGGATCGGTGCTGATGCCGAAGTCCCCGATCAGCCCGACCAGCTGGTGGGCCACGATCGTCGACCCCGACGGCAACGTCATCGGCCTCTACGAAGGCACCACCGACGTCGAGGACTCCTGA
- a CDS encoding NUDIX domain-containing protein, with product MVTTSAGILLYRRVPRVQVLIAHMGGPFWAAKDAGAWSIPKGEYDPDAESAFEAARREFREELGIEPPERAYADIGTFAYSSGKRVTVFVADGTGLSLDGLAFGEFELEWPPRSGRVARFPEVDRVEWTDADVARERLAKGQRPALDALVAHVADAGD from the coding sequence GTGGTCACGACCAGCGCCGGCATCCTGCTGTACCGCCGCGTGCCCCGCGTGCAGGTGCTCATCGCCCACATGGGCGGGCCCTTCTGGGCGGCCAAGGATGCCGGCGCGTGGTCGATCCCGAAGGGGGAGTACGACCCCGATGCCGAGTCCGCGTTCGAAGCGGCGCGCCGCGAGTTCCGCGAGGAACTGGGCATCGAGCCGCCGGAGCGCGCATATGCCGACATCGGAACATTCGCCTACTCGTCGGGGAAGCGTGTCACGGTGTTCGTCGCCGACGGCACCGGGCTGTCGCTCGACGGACTCGCCTTCGGGGAGTTCGAGCTGGAGTGGCCGCCGCGGTCGGGACGCGTCGCCCGGTTCCCCGAGGTCGACCGCGTCGAGTGGACGGACGCGGATGTCGCCCGCGAACGCCTCGCGAAGGGTCAGCGGCCCGCGCTCGACGCGCTCGTGGCGCACGTCGCGGACGCCGGAGACTGA